The sequence TGGTGTTTTAACAATTCTTGAAGCACTATTTAACTAACCATTGTCAGCGATGTTGCGATAGTCGTAATAACTTCGAAGAAATCGTGCACTATGATATTGAGGAGTTTAGCTGCTGTAGGTGTTTTATTGGTATTGATGTCTGCCGGATGGCGTACCGATTTCAGCAAAGCAAAGGACGCGGCCAGGGCCGAGCATAAGCTGATACTACTCAAGTTTTCAGGTTCAGATTGGTGCCTGCCTTGCATCAAGATGGAAAAGGACGTCTTCGCAAAAGATACCTTCCAGCATTTTGCCGATGAGAACCTGGAGATGGTGAATGCTGATTTTCCGAGGCTTAAAAAACACGAGCTGGACAAAGCAGTTGTAAAGCAGAATGAAACGCTGGCCGAGCAGTATGACAAGACCGGCCACTTCCCTTACACGGTATTGTTGGATGCTGATGGCAAGGTTTTAAAGACCTGGGATGGATACCAGGGTGAAAAGCCTGAGGAGATGATCCGGGAGATCCAGCTATATGCACACGCTCACTAAAAAAGAATCTAACGATATGGTTGCCCATAAGCGCGGAATGCGGCTTATGGGCAGTTTTTTTGTGATAACCGTTGTCGCTGGGTCAGTAAATGAGGCTGACGAGCATATTGACGCTGCTGTTGCAGAGATCAGTCGCATCGAGAGCCTGCTGACTACTTTTCGGGATACCAGCCAGGTGAATGATATCAACAGGCAGGCGGGCATAGCACCCGTACAGGTTGATAGGGAGGTGTTTGACCTCGTGACCCGTTCTGTACGAATATCTGAGTTAACTCAGGGCGCTTTTGATATCACTTATGGCTCGGTTGATACACGTTTCTGGAATTTTGATACCACCATGACTGCTCTGCCCGATAGGGAGACAGCTAAAGCGGCAGTGAGGCTGATCAATTACCGCAACGTTGTTCTCGACGGCACAAATTCAACCATCTTTCTGAAACATACAGGCATGCGCATTGGTTTTGGCGGTATAGGCAAGGGCTACGCTGCGGAACAGGCAAAAAGGTTGCTGATAAACAGGGGAATACAGGCCGGCGTGGTCAATGCCTCCGGTGACCTCGCGGCATGGGGCTATCAACCTGATGGTAGTTCGTGGACGATAGGCATTGCCGACCCTGACAATAGGTGGTTGCCATTCTCATCCATCGCTATTACAGGAATGGCGGTGGCCACCTCGGGCAACTACGAAAAGTTTGTAGAGATCGCCGGTAAGCGCTATTCACACACTATTGATCCAAAAACAGGATTCCCAGTTTCCGGAATAAAAAGTGTCACAATTATTTGTTCTAATGCAGAGTTGGCCGATGCGCTGACTACACCCGTAACTATAATGGGAGTGGAAGCAGGTTTAGATATGATCAACCAGATGCGCGACATTGCCTGTATCATCATAGATGACGATGGCAGGATTTTTACATCAAATAATATAAAGCTTGCTGTTGATGCTTAAGCTGTACTTTTCGATCGTCTGTATTTTATCGCTGGTTACCGTTTCATCCTGTGCATCCGTAAAGGAGTATCAGAAACAATACCTTAACGATTCGGAGATGGAGTTGTCAGCACGCAAAACAGAAAAGTTTGAAAATAGCTTCCAATCATATAGGGAAGGCGCTTCCGGTGCTAACGGTGGAAAAACCGGCGGTGGATGCGGATGTAATTAAATGAAACGGCAATGAGAAAGTTGTCACTCCTGCTGCTCGCACTTCTTTTTAAGACAGTTGCGGTTTTTGCACAAAACGATAGTGCTGTATACCAGAAACGTAAACTGAGTATTAGTGAGATAAACTTTGTCTCCTCGTACTACTGGCAGGACGGCAACAACTCGGCCGTTACAGGTGGCATCGGCACAGAGCAACTTACTGACTTTGCCAATACCCTAGAGCTGAAGCTTACGGGAACCGATGGTAAAGGACGGCAACATACCCTTGCCGGAGAGATGGGCATCGACCACTATTCTTCAGCTTCTTCCGATAAGATCGATCCCGCTACAATTTCATCAGCCTCGCATGCAGATACCCGTTTCTATCCTTCGCTTTCTTATACTTTGAATAACGATGCTAGGGGAATTAGAGTAGGGGGGAACCTGTCATTTTCTACGGAGTTTGACTATACTTCTTTTGGTATTGGTGCAAACTTTGCCAAAACCTCCGCCGACAAGAATCGCGAGCTGGCTCTGAAGTTGCAGGCCTACTTCGACAGTTGGAGTGTTATTTATCCTGTTGAGCTACGCGCTAAGTATGGACAGAATGGCAAGGTTTCAGGTCAGCACGATCCCAGGGACTCTTACAGCGCTTCCCTGTCGTTTGCACAAGTCGTCAACCGGCGTTTGCAGTTTGCTGTGCTTGCGGATTTGATCTATCAACAAGGATTATTGGCTACTAACTATCAGCGGGTATATTTTACCGACAACAAGCATGATATAGAACGGTTGCCGGATACCAGGTTCAAACTGCCGCTTGGTCTGCGCGGAAGCTATTTTTTAGGTGAT comes from Polluticoccus soli and encodes:
- a CDS encoding thioredoxin family protein, producing MILRSLAAVGVLLVLMSAGWRTDFSKAKDAARAEHKLILLKFSGSDWCLPCIKMEKDVFAKDTFQHFADENLEMVNADFPRLKKHELDKAVVKQNETLAEQYDKTGHFPYTVLLDADGKVLKTWDGYQGEKPEEMIREIQLYAHAH
- a CDS encoding FAD:protein FMN transferase; amino-acid sequence: MHTLTKKESNDMVAHKRGMRLMGSFFVITVVAGSVNEADEHIDAAVAEISRIESLLTTFRDTSQVNDINRQAGIAPVQVDREVFDLVTRSVRISELTQGAFDITYGSVDTRFWNFDTTMTALPDRETAKAAVRLINYRNVVLDGTNSTIFLKHTGMRIGFGGIGKGYAAEQAKRLLINRGIQAGVVNASGDLAAWGYQPDGSSWTIGIADPDNRWLPFSSIAITGMAVATSGNYEKFVEIAGKRYSHTIDPKTGFPVSGIKSVTIICSNAELADALTTPVTIMGVEAGLDMINQMRDIACIIIDDDGRIFTSNNIKLAVDA
- a CDS encoding DUF4266 domain-containing protein gives rise to the protein MLKLYFSIVCILSLVTVSSCASVKEYQKQYLNDSEMELSARKTEKFENSFQSYREGASGANGGKTGGGCGCN
- a CDS encoding DUF3570 domain-containing protein; this translates as MRKLSLLLLALLFKTVAVFAQNDSAVYQKRKLSISEINFVSSYYWQDGNNSAVTGGIGTEQLTDFANTLELKLTGTDGKGRQHTLAGEMGIDHYSSASSDKIDPATISSASHADTRFYPSLSYTLNNDARGIRVGGNLSFSTEFDYTSFGIGANFAKTSADKNRELALKLQAYFDSWSVIYPVELRAKYGQNGKVSGQHDPRDSYSASLSFAQVVNRRLQFAVLADLIYQQGLLATNYQRVYFTDNKHDIERLPDTRFKLPLGLRGSYFLGDRFILRGFYRFYWDDWGITAHTASLEVPVKISSFFSISPFYRYYTQTAADYFAPFGVHQVNEVFYTSDYDLSAFASHFFGAGIRYTPENSVFGIKHLSLLELRYGHYTRNTGLHSDIVTLALGFK